A stretch of Imperialibacter roseus DNA encodes these proteins:
- a CDS encoding glycoside hydrolase family 3 C-terminal domain-containing protein, which yields MKLLTRLPLFFGLCLGLSACQEKSPDTSLPPYQNPALPINERVDDLVGRMTLAQKVSQMTNASPAIDSLGIPAYNWWSEGLHGMARAGKATVFPQAIGMAATWDDDLIFDVATVISDETRAKHHDFVRKGKRFLYQGLTLWSPNINIFRDPRWGRGQETYGEDPFLTGSLAIPFIKGLQGDDPTYLKTVATIKHFAVHNGPEPERHEFDAKVSLKDLRETYLPQFRMAVQEGHAYSAMCAYNRINGEPCCGSKSLLTGTLKGELGFDGFIVSDCWAITDIWKFHQVVGSEAEAAAMAVKAGTDLSCGEEFLSLVEAVEKGYITEAEIDVSVKRLFKARFKLGMFDPVETVKYAQIPYNIVDQPANQALALKTAQETMVLLKNDNNTLPLRKDLKKVAVIGPNSDQWLMLLGNYNGVPSKAVTPLEGIRNKLGAGTEVVFAQGSEYAEGLPMFYTVPAHAISGPIRASYFNNSKLQGDVVYEEEIDQLDVNWNDAAPREDLDDDNFGVRWEGQITAQKTGYHQLGVITTCNTQLYFEGKEVARTVYHFGDEYGDPRLRKSEPILLETGKTYSFKVDAGENYADAMVQLVWAEPKPDLMKDALAAASGADAVIMCMGLTPRMEGEEMDIKVDGFNGGDRTKLGLPAAQLDLIKAIHALGKPVVLVLLNGSALSIPWENDHIPAILEAWYPGQAGGTAIADVLFGDYNPSGKLPVTFYKSVADLPAFTDYHMTTQTYRFFKGEALYPFGHGLSYTTFGFAELSLQAESKPGEAVPVKVTVTNTGPMDGDEVVQLYVANKNRPADAPIKNLAAFQRIHLKAGESKTVELTIRKEAFQTFDANFNLVNVPGEFAISVGNSSAKDDLREGLVVSP from the coding sequence ATGAAACTACTGACTCGTTTACCCCTCTTCTTTGGTCTATGTCTTGGCTTGTCGGCCTGCCAGGAAAAGTCTCCTGATACCAGTCTGCCTCCCTATCAAAATCCCGCCCTGCCCATCAACGAGCGGGTGGATGACCTGGTGGGCCGAATGACGCTGGCACAAAAGGTGTCGCAAATGACCAATGCCTCCCCTGCCATCGATTCGCTGGGCATTCCGGCGTACAACTGGTGGTCGGAAGGCCTGCATGGCATGGCCCGGGCAGGCAAGGCCACGGTGTTTCCACAGGCCATTGGCATGGCGGCTACATGGGACGATGACCTGATCTTCGATGTGGCCACGGTGATTTCGGATGAAACCCGGGCCAAGCACCACGACTTCGTGCGAAAAGGCAAGCGGTTTCTTTACCAGGGCCTCACGCTGTGGTCGCCCAATATCAATATTTTCAGAGACCCCCGCTGGGGCCGTGGGCAGGAAACTTACGGCGAAGATCCCTTTCTCACGGGCTCGCTAGCTATTCCCTTTATCAAAGGCCTGCAGGGCGACGACCCCACTTACCTGAAAACGGTAGCCACCATCAAGCATTTTGCCGTGCACAACGGCCCCGAGCCCGAAAGGCATGAGTTTGACGCCAAAGTGAGCCTGAAAGACCTCCGGGAAACCTACCTACCACAGTTCAGAATGGCCGTGCAGGAAGGTCACGCCTACTCGGCCATGTGTGCCTACAACCGCATCAACGGCGAGCCCTGCTGCGGCAGCAAAAGCCTACTGACCGGCACACTGAAAGGCGAGCTGGGCTTCGATGGCTTTATCGTGTCGGACTGCTGGGCCATTACCGACATCTGGAAATTCCATCAGGTGGTGGGCTCCGAAGCAGAAGCGGCCGCCATGGCCGTAAAAGCGGGGACAGACTTGAGCTGTGGTGAGGAGTTCCTCTCGCTGGTGGAAGCAGTGGAGAAGGGCTATATCACCGAAGCGGAAATTGACGTGTCGGTGAAGCGCCTGTTCAAAGCCCGCTTCAAGCTAGGCATGTTCGACCCGGTGGAAACCGTCAAGTACGCACAGATTCCTTACAACATCGTCGACCAACCAGCCAACCAGGCCCTGGCCCTGAAAACGGCTCAGGAAACGATGGTGCTTTTGAAAAACGACAATAACACCCTGCCCCTCCGCAAGGACTTAAAGAAAGTAGCCGTGATTGGCCCCAACTCCGACCAGTGGCTGATGCTGCTGGGCAACTACAACGGCGTGCCCTCCAAAGCAGTGACGCCCCTGGAAGGCATCAGGAATAAGCTGGGGGCCGGCACGGAGGTCGTATTTGCCCAGGGGTCGGAATACGCCGAGGGCCTGCCGATGTTTTACACGGTGCCTGCCCATGCCATCAGCGGGCCCATCAGGGCCAGCTACTTCAACAACAGCAAGCTGCAGGGCGACGTGGTGTATGAAGAAGAGATTGACCAGCTGGATGTGAACTGGAACGACGCTGCCCCCAGGGAAGACCTCGACGATGACAATTTCGGTGTGCGCTGGGAGGGACAAATCACCGCACAAAAGACGGGCTATCATCAGCTGGGTGTGATCACTACCTGCAATACGCAGCTCTACTTTGAAGGCAAAGAGGTTGCCAGAACGGTGTATCACTTTGGTGACGAATATGGCGACCCGAGGCTACGGAAGTCGGAGCCGATCCTTTTGGAAACAGGAAAAACCTATAGCTTCAAAGTGGATGCAGGTGAAAACTATGCCGACGCCATGGTGCAGTTGGTGTGGGCAGAGCCCAAACCCGACCTGATGAAGGATGCCCTGGCCGCTGCCAGCGGTGCTGATGCGGTGATCATGTGCATGGGCCTTACGCCCCGCATGGAAGGCGAAGAAATGGATATTAAGGTGGATGGATTTAATGGCGGCGACCGCACCAAGCTGGGTCTGCCGGCTGCACAGCTTGATTTGATCAAGGCCATCCATGCCCTGGGCAAGCCAGTAGTGCTGGTGCTGCTGAACGGCAGTGCGCTGTCGATTCCGTGGGAAAACGACCATATCCCGGCCATTCTGGAGGCCTGGTATCCGGGCCAGGCGGGTGGCACAGCCATAGCCGACGTTCTTTTTGGCGACTACAACCCCTCCGGCAAGCTGCCGGTTACCTTTTACAAGTCGGTGGCTGACCTGCCTGCCTTCACCGACTACCACATGACAACACAGACCTACCGATTCTTCAAGGGCGAGGCGCTGTATCCGTTTGGGCACGGGCTGAGCTACACTACCTTCGGCTTTGCTGAGTTGAGCCTTCAGGCCGAAAGCAAGCCCGGTGAGGCAGTACCCGTGAAAGTGACCGTTACCAACACAGGCCCAATGGATGGCGACGAGGTGGTGCAGCTATACGTAGCCAACAAAAACCGGCCGGCCGATGCGCCGATCAAGAACCTGGCGGCTTTCCAGCGCATACACCTGAAGGCAGGCGAAAGCAAAACAGTGGAACTGACAATTAGAAAAGAGGCCTTTCAGACCTTCGACGCCAACTTTAACCTGGTGAATGTGCCCGGAGAGTTTGCTATATCAGTAGGGAACTCTTCGGCGAAAGATGATTTGAGGGAGGGATTGGTGGTAAGCCCTTGA
- a CDS encoding DUF262 domain-containing protein produces MEVNEDWVEDFTGDDEDYSFKEYEVTSSPNDFNIKTLFDFIESGVVKIPAFQRNFVWDIKRSSKLIESLIIGLPIPQIFLYEESRNSFLVIDGQQRLMSIYYFIKKRFPKKDKRIELRRIFDMEGKIPDDVLFNSDYFADFNLALPEQLPDFPNKLKKLNYSTLGDNKASFELRTIRNVIIKQNLPEGDNSAMFEIFNRLNTGGVNLKPQEIRASMYHSDFYEMLYRINTNGDWRKIINRPEPDLHMGDIEILLRGFAMLLESDNYKPSMTRFLNTFSNNAKKMKEELISYLEELFLAFSFNASKLGEDAFTSKNNKINISIFESVFCAMCKRPFSNRNFLIKETTRDRILELKNNSEFIQAIQKDTASKKNVEKRLELANNILFN; encoded by the coding sequence ATGGAGGTAAATGAGGATTGGGTAGAAGATTTTACTGGTGACGATGAAGATTATTCTTTTAAAGAGTACGAGGTTACATCTTCACCAAATGACTTTAATATAAAGACGCTCTTTGATTTTATTGAATCTGGTGTTGTTAAGATACCCGCATTTCAGCGCAACTTTGTTTGGGATATAAAAAGGTCATCAAAATTAATTGAGTCATTAATTATTGGTCTTCCGATTCCTCAAATATTCCTATATGAGGAGTCACGCAATTCCTTTCTAGTCATTGACGGTCAACAAAGACTAATGTCAATATATTATTTTATCAAAAAGAGATTTCCAAAAAAAGACAAGAGAATTGAACTTCGACGGATTTTCGATATGGAGGGCAAGATTCCAGATGATGTTCTATTCAACTCTGACTATTTTGCTGACTTTAATTTAGCCCTGCCTGAACAGTTGCCTGATTTTCCAAATAAACTTAAGAAACTTAATTATTCAACACTGGGAGATAATAAGGCTAGTTTTGAATTACGAACTATAAGGAACGTAATAATCAAACAAAACCTTCCCGAGGGTGACAATTCCGCCATGTTTGAAATTTTCAACAGGTTGAACACTGGTGGTGTTAATCTTAAGCCCCAAGAGATTCGAGCTAGCATGTATCATTCTGACTTCTACGAAATGCTCTATAGGATAAACACTAATGGAGATTGGCGTAAAATAATAAATCGACCAGAGCCAGATTTGCATATGGGTGACATCGAGATCCTATTGAGGGGATTTGCAATGCTACTTGAAAGTGATAATTATAAGCCTTCAATGACGAGATTCCTAAATACATTTTCGAACAATGCTAAGAAAATGAAGGAAGAGTTAATTTCGTATCTGGAAGAATTATTTTTGGCATTTAGTTTCAATGCTTCAAAATTGGGAGAAGATGCGTTTACATCAAAGAATAACAAAATTAATATATCAATATTTGAATCAGTCTTTTGTGCAATGTGTAAAAGGCCTTTCTCTAATCGGAATTTCCTGATCAAAGAAACGACACGTGATCGAATTTTAGAATTGAAAAATAATTCAGAGTTTATTCAAGCGATTCAAAAGGATACTGCGAGCAAGAAGAACGTTGAGAAGAGACTTGAACTGGCTAATAATATTTTGTTCAACTAA
- a CDS encoding HEPN domain-containing protein, which translates to MGTIVDSLFAEHRNLVAYLNDKKEVSMKIFVEENFKKNILLSIASLFEHQITSILREFINKAGGENSKLNSFVYNGAISRKYHTLFEWDSNSGANKFFSLFGEECKKDYKEKIKADEELERSVIAFLQLGQQRNRLVHLNFGEYFIEKTADEIYLEYLLAKRFLTFVEAELKD; encoded by the coding sequence ATGGGAACTATCGTTGACTCTTTATTTGCAGAACATCGAAACCTTGTTGCATATCTCAACGATAAGAAGGAAGTTTCAATGAAGATATTTGTTGAGGAGAATTTTAAAAAGAACATTCTGCTTTCAATTGCAAGCCTATTTGAGCACCAGATAACTAGTATTTTAAGGGAGTTTATAAATAAGGCTGGGGGAGAGAATTCGAAGCTTAATTCATTCGTATACAATGGCGCAATAAGTAGGAAGTACCATACTCTTTTTGAATGGGATAGTAACAGCGGGGCGAATAAATTTTTCTCCTTATTTGGTGAAGAGTGCAAGAAAGATTATAAGGAAAAAATTAAGGCTGATGAGGAATTAGAGAGGTCAGTCATAGCATTTCTTCAATTGGGGCAACAGAGAAATCGCTTAGTTCATCTAAATTTCGGAGAATATTTTATTGAGAAAACAGCAGATGAAATTTATTTGGAATATCTATTAGCTAAGAGATTTTTGACCTTTGTAGAAGCAGAACTTAAAGATTGA
- a CDS encoding DinB family protein, translating to MEDKYRAVLWKNFAASIDMLKDVIELCPDALWEKKDKFFYMAYHTVIFLDYYLSYPVTAFEPKLPFTIVPDSELPPAAVDDVMPNRHYSREEMMAYIDWARKKCETFIGPHASQDLMAPWIKKAEIGLHGLCPSVVERYTLLEMLFYNFRHVQHHVAQLNYILRSEADLAADWLSQAE from the coding sequence ATGGAAGATAAGTACAGGGCAGTTTTGTGGAAGAATTTTGCTGCATCTATTGATATGCTAAAAGATGTCATTGAACTGTGTCCCGATGCTTTGTGGGAGAAGAAGGACAAATTCTTTTACATGGCCTATCACACAGTCATATTTCTTGATTATTACCTGTCCTATCCGGTGACAGCCTTTGAACCAAAATTGCCCTTTACCATTGTGCCTGACAGTGAGCTTCCGCCAGCAGCCGTAGATGACGTAATGCCAAACAGGCATTATAGCCGGGAGGAAATGATGGCATATATCGATTGGGCGAGAAAGAAATGTGAAACGTTCATTGGCCCACATGCCAGTCAGGATTTGATGGCACCATGGATAAAAAAGGCAGAGATCGGACTGCATGGACTGTGCCCTTCAGTGGTAGAGCGCTACACGTTGCTTGAGATGCTGTTTTACAATTTCCGGCATGTGCAGCATCATGTGGCACAGTTGAATTACATCCTGAGAAGCGAAGCTGATTTGGCAGCTGACTGGCTCTCACAAGCCGAATGA
- a CDS encoding DUF2200 domain-containing protein, whose product MTTTPEHDAKFVKMTFSSVYPHYVKKVESKGRTKEELLEVIHWLTGFDDKQLQELIDEKATFETFFKRAKLHPNAHLITGMICGYRIEDIETPLTKQARYLDKLVDELAKGRKMEKILRQG is encoded by the coding sequence ATGACTACCACACCAGAGCATGATGCGAAATTTGTGAAAATGACTTTCTCATCGGTATATCCGCACTATGTTAAAAAAGTTGAAAGCAAGGGGAGAACCAAAGAAGAATTGCTTGAGGTGATTCATTGGCTGACTGGTTTTGATGACAAGCAGCTACAAGAGCTGATTGACGAGAAAGCAACTTTTGAGACGTTCTTTAAGCGGGCTAAGCTGCACCCCAATGCTCACCTGATTACCGGAATGATTTGCGGCTATCGGATAGAAGACATCGAAACTCCTTTAACAAAGCAAGCGAGGTATTTGGACAAGCTCGTCGACGAATTGGCCAAAGGCAGGAAGATGGAGAAGATTTTGCGACAAGGGTAA
- a CDS encoding OmpA family protein, with product MRCFLLIGFLFLGLAASAQDTPAPKPPTGLIQKSIFFGGGSYYVDEEQTQELFQLLDTIPNIELYQISIYSHTDNIGGQLYNKWLSEMRSQAALQKLIIMDIPLENISIKAFGQENPYFDNKKWEGKLLNRRVDIIFWPIVF from the coding sequence ATGCGCTGTTTTCTGCTCATCGGCTTCCTCTTCCTTGGTTTGGCTGCCTCAGCCCAGGACACACCTGCGCCCAAGCCACCCACGGGCCTGATCCAGAAAAGCATCTTCTTTGGGGGCGGCAGCTATTATGTGGACGAAGAACAAACCCAGGAACTCTTTCAACTGCTCGACACCATCCCCAATATTGAGCTTTACCAGATCAGCATCTACAGCCACACCGACAATATCGGCGGGCAGCTTTACAACAAATGGCTCTCAGAAATGCGCAGCCAGGCGGCCCTGCAAAAGCTCATCATCATGGACATCCCACTGGAAAACATCTCCATCAAGGCTTTCGGGCAGGAAAACCCCTACTTCGACAACAAAAAATGGGAAGGTAAGCTGCTCAATCGCCGGGTGGACATTATTTTCTGGCCGATTGTTTTTTAG
- a CDS encoding REP-associated tyrosine transposase — protein sequence MSRKYKFLNKEGLYFVSFATVYWLDVFTRDGYFQTIIENLDFCRKEKGMEIYCWCIMPSHVHLIFRDKNNNPGKLLGQFKAHTSKEIQKDIEINPQESRKEWLLWMMERAARKNTNVKVRQFWQQHNKPIELWSSHVIDQKVDYIHNNPVEAGFVLEPWHWKYSSAIDYSGGKGLLEIDLL from the coding sequence TTGAGTAGGAAATATAAGTTTCTAAACAAAGAAGGGCTGTACTTTGTGAGCTTTGCTACTGTGTATTGGCTTGACGTCTTCACCCGGGATGGATACTTCCAGACAATAATTGAAAATTTGGATTTTTGCAGAAAAGAAAAAGGGATGGAGATCTATTGCTGGTGCATTATGCCCAGCCACGTTCACCTCATTTTCCGTGACAAAAATAACAATCCTGGTAAGCTGCTTGGGCAATTCAAAGCCCATACGTCAAAGGAAATTCAAAAGGACATTGAAATCAACCCTCAAGAAAGCAGGAAAGAGTGGCTACTGTGGATGATGGAAAGAGCCGCCCGGAAAAATACTAACGTAAAAGTGAGGCAGTTCTGGCAGCAACACAATAAGCCGATCGAACTTTGGAGTTCCCACGTTATAGATCAGAAAGTAGACTACATCCACAATAATCCGGTAGAGGCTGGTTTTGTGTTAGAACCATGGCATTGGAAGTATAGCAGTGCCATTGACTACAGTGGAGGAAAGGGTCTGTTGGAGATTGATTTGTTATAG
- a CDS encoding M14 family metallopeptidase, protein MYLKRAFLAMLSAFCLMMVNTTFAQITTTVPTPESHFGFQVGADYKLFNHQQQMDYFQKLDAASDRVLMKEIGKTTLGKPMVVVFISSEDNIKNLEKYRKISEDLARVRVDEATARKYSEEGKAVIWIDGGLHATERAGAQMTPELAYRVATEETSEMKKIREEVIFILMPSMNPDGLNIVESWYKKNLGTPWETTNPPWLYHHFIGHDNNRDWFMNNMPESYHVNEVLYNEWYPQIVYNQHQTSPGWARIFLPPFDNPVNPNIHPGATTGTNFVGTAMANRFALERMPGVISNHTFSMWWNGGMRTVPYFHNMIGILTETGHATPTPRFYDPDSIPKYIRGLGGSKPTDGTHIFYSDPWKGGESHFRDAVDYMITGSLAVLDLAADRKEHYLYNIYSMGKDAIEAKLLENSFAYVIPAEQFDRGEARNLVNILRQGGVEMHKATKSFMANGKQYAAGSYIAYSAQAFRPYLVDLMEKQSYPDLRISPGGPPIPPYDLAGWTLPMQMGVTVDKVMEKFTASTEEIKTREPVTAGKVSGKSGYGYSLTTNENAAIKAINFLLAKGEKVSRLAAKQGDMAAGTFVVEKSGSTDANVSEASKTYGVDFAGLAAKPEGTLKAIKLPKVGLYKTWQANMDEGWTRWLLQDYGFPLDTLHDNDVRTKDLSQYDAIIIPDQRPDGILNGYSFGFMPPEYTGGMGIDGLAAIKNYVAKGGQLITFDEASDFAVDQFGLSLRSTTNGLSPNTFFIPGSLIRTNVDTNHSLAYGVQSEVAASFNQSRAYSRVVKENEGEGGKEPSVKEAPEPPLEIVATYAKDKLLMSGWAMGQEKYIGSKAAVIKAGYGSGSIVLFAFRPQFRGQPRATYKLIFNAIYEGTME, encoded by the coding sequence ATGTATCTAAAAAGAGCATTCCTGGCCATGCTATCAGCCTTTTGCCTGATGATGGTCAACACAACATTTGCCCAGATTACGACAACTGTCCCGACCCCAGAGTCACATTTCGGCTTCCAGGTGGGCGCCGACTACAAACTGTTCAATCACCAGCAGCAGATGGATTATTTCCAGAAGCTGGATGCAGCGTCGGACAGGGTGCTGATGAAGGAGATTGGCAAAACCACGCTCGGCAAACCGATGGTGGTGGTGTTTATTTCGAGCGAAGACAACATCAAAAACCTTGAGAAATACCGAAAGATAAGTGAAGACCTGGCCCGGGTGAGGGTAGATGAAGCCACTGCCCGCAAGTACAGCGAGGAAGGCAAGGCAGTCATCTGGATCGATGGCGGCCTGCATGCTACTGAGCGTGCCGGTGCCCAAATGACGCCGGAGCTGGCTTACCGGGTGGCTACGGAAGAAACATCCGAGATGAAGAAAATCCGTGAAGAGGTTATCTTCATTTTGATGCCCAGCATGAACCCTGATGGACTGAATATCGTGGAGAGCTGGTACAAAAAGAACCTGGGCACACCATGGGAAACGACGAACCCACCATGGTTGTACCACCACTTCATTGGCCACGACAACAACCGTGACTGGTTCATGAACAACATGCCGGAGAGCTACCACGTGAACGAAGTGCTTTACAACGAGTGGTATCCGCAGATTGTGTACAACCAGCACCAAACGTCACCAGGCTGGGCAAGGATTTTCCTTCCCCCATTCGATAATCCGGTCAACCCTAATATTCACCCCGGCGCTACCACGGGCACCAACTTCGTGGGCACAGCCATGGCCAACCGCTTTGCACTGGAAAGAATGCCCGGTGTGATTTCGAACCACACCTTTAGCATGTGGTGGAATGGTGGCATGCGCACCGTGCCTTATTTTCACAATATGATTGGTATTCTTACCGAAACAGGCCACGCCACGCCAACACCCCGTTTCTACGATCCCGATTCTATTCCCAAGTATATCCGTGGCCTGGGCGGCTCGAAGCCTACCGACGGCACGCACATTTTCTACTCCGACCCATGGAAGGGTGGGGAGTCGCATTTCAGAGACGCTGTGGACTATATGATCACAGGCTCGCTGGCTGTGCTTGACCTTGCCGCCGACCGCAAGGAGCATTACCTGTACAATATCTATAGCATGGGGAAAGATGCCATCGAAGCGAAGCTGCTGGAGAATAGCTTTGCCTACGTGATCCCTGCAGAGCAGTTCGATAGAGGGGAGGCCCGCAACCTGGTGAATATTTTGCGTCAAGGTGGTGTGGAAATGCACAAGGCAACGAAGTCGTTTATGGCGAATGGAAAGCAATATGCCGCAGGCTCTTATATTGCTTATTCAGCGCAGGCATTTCGTCCTTATCTGGTCGATTTGATGGAGAAGCAAAGCTATCCTGACCTTAGAATCAGCCCGGGAGGCCCTCCAATTCCTCCTTATGACCTGGCCGGCTGGACATTGCCTATGCAAATGGGCGTGACGGTCGATAAGGTAATGGAGAAATTCACTGCCAGTACTGAGGAAATAAAGACAAGAGAGCCTGTTACAGCCGGTAAGGTATCGGGCAAGTCGGGCTACGGTTATAGCCTCACCACCAATGAAAACGCAGCGATCAAAGCCATTAACTTCCTGTTGGCCAAGGGCGAAAAGGTAAGCAGACTGGCAGCAAAGCAAGGCGACATGGCTGCTGGTACCTTTGTTGTAGAAAAGAGTGGCTCTACCGATGCCAATGTTTCGGAAGCGTCGAAAACGTATGGTGTAGACTTCGCTGGCCTTGCAGCCAAGCCCGAAGGCACGCTGAAAGCCATCAAGCTGCCAAAAGTTGGTTTGTACAAAACATGGCAGGCCAATATGGACGAAGGCTGGACTCGCTGGTTGCTGCAGGACTACGGCTTCCCGCTGGATACGCTGCACGACAACGATGTGCGCACCAAGGATCTTTCACAGTATGACGCCATCATTATCCCTGACCAGCGTCCTGATGGCATCCTCAATGGCTACTCGTTTGGCTTTATGCCGCCGGAATACACAGGTGGTATGGGCATCGATGGGCTCGCAGCCATCAAGAACTACGTGGCCAAAGGCGGTCAGCTCATCACCTTTGATGAGGCCAGCGACTTTGCTGTAGACCAGTTTGGTCTGTCGCTGCGCAGCACCACCAACGGACTATCGCCTAACACCTTCTTTATACCCGGCTCACTCATTAGAACCAATGTGGATACTAATCACAGCCTGGCTTACGGTGTGCAGTCAGAAGTGGCAGCTTCATTTAACCAAAGCCGTGCTTATAGCAGGGTAGTGAAGGAGAACGAAGGAGAAGGAGGAAAAGAACCATCGGTGAAAGAAGCACCTGAGCCGCCGCTTGAGATAGTGGCTACCTATGCCAAGGATAAGCTGCTGATGAGTGGCTGGGCCATGGGGCAGGAAAAGTATATTGGTTCTAAGGCTGCAGTGATCAAAGCGGGTTATGGCAGTGGCAGCATTGTGTTGTTCGCTTTCCGTCCGCAGTTCAGAGGCCAGCCAAGAGCTACTTACAAGCTCATCTTCAATGCGATTTATGAAGGCACGATGGAGTAG